The Oncorhynchus kisutch isolate 150728-3 unplaced genomic scaffold, Okis_V2 scaffold1889, whole genome shotgun sequence genomic interval tgtgtgtgtgtgtgtgtctgtgtgtgtgtgtgtgtgtgtgtgtgtctgtgtgtgtgtgtgtgtgtgtgtgtctgtgtgtgtgtgtgtgtgtgtgtctgtgtgtgtgtgtgtgtgtgtgtgtgtgtgtgtgtgtgtgtgtgtgtgtgtgtgtggtgtgtgtgtgtgtgtctgtgtgtgtgtctgtgtgtgtgtctgtgtgtgtgtctgtgtgtgtgtgtgtctgtttgtttgtgtgtgtgtgtgtgtgtgtgtgtctgtgtgtgtgtgtgtgtctgtgtctgtgtgtgtgtgtgtgtgtgtgtgtgtgtgtgtgtgtgtgtgtgtgtctgtgtgtgtgtgtgtgtctgtgtgtgtgtgtgtgtgtgtgtttgtgtctgtgtgtgtgtgtgtgtctgtgtgtgtgtgtgtgtgttcctgcggtTTCCAGGTCAGGAAGCCGACTGGAATTCCTCGGAGCGTCAAGGCCCTTGGATGGGTGTGTCTTCAGTCCAACGCACCGAAAGCTTCGACGGCGACGGAACTGCCCGGAACATGACCAAATACATGTTGACTCTGACGGGACGGAGGGGTgatgggatgggagagaggggagagaggcgagagaggggtgagaggggtgagaggggtgatgatatgggagagaggggagagaggcgagagaggggtgagaggggtgagaggggtgatggtggagagatgggagagaggggagatgagggcAGTCTTCAACCATCTGAAAGCTTTGTGGGAGATTTAGAGTTGGACTGGATCCCTGGTTCTACCCCCACCCTACAGGGGCCGTCAACCTGGTCCTCTCCCCAGGCGGGGCTCACCGTGGCTGGGCACGCCGATAGGGAAGTCCCCCTGCTTCCTGAGGAAGAACCAGACAATAGAAGGGATATGTCTGGAACTCCTCAGTCTGTTGACCACGTCACTACAGGGTACAACCCTGCCAGGATGAACacgcacacggacacacacactgacacacacaccttaccCATGGTCCCTGCCAGAATGAACACACCCacggaccaacacacacactcacccacagaccaacacacacactcacccacagaccaacacacacactcacctacacaCTCACCCACCGACCAACATACACACTCacccacagaccaacacacacactcacccacagaccaacacacacactcacccacagaccaacacacacactcacccacacactcacccacagaccaacacacacactcacccacacactcacccacagaccaacacacacactcacctacatACTCatccacacactcacccacagaccaacacacacactcacccacagaccaacacacacactcacccacagactcacccacagaccaacacacacactcacccacagactcacccacacactcacccacagactcactcacacactcacccacagacTCACCcgcagaccaacacacacactcacctacagaTTCACCCACAGACCAACACACCTCTCACAGAGAcccatccatctccctccccagAGCCctgcgtctccctctctctctgacctccagCCCTCTAGCAGGCCCAGGAAAGCCTGGCCGGACCCTAACCCCACAACGATACACCCTGGCTGGGCTGACGGAG includes:
- the LOC116368216 gene encoding endoglucanase (The sequence of the model RefSeq protein was modified relative to this genomic sequence to represent the inferred CDS: added 98 bases not found in genome assembly), whose amino-acid sequence is MRRLHISWSGMGLLLLFIFTTGQEADWNSSERQGPWMGVSSVQRTESFDGDGTARNMTKYMLTLTGRRGDGMGERGERRERGERGERGDDMGERGERRERGERGERGDGGEMGERGDEGSLQPSESFVGDLELDWIPGSTPTLQGPSTWSSPQAGLTVAGHADREVPLLPEEEPDNRRDMSGTPQSVDHVTTGYNPARMNTHTDTHTDTHTLPMVPARMNTPTDQHTHSPTHSPTDSLTQSPTDSPADQHTHSPTDSPTDQHT